In the Mauremys mutica isolate MM-2020 ecotype Southern chromosome 13, ASM2049712v1, whole genome shotgun sequence genome, one interval contains:
- the PTK6 gene encoding LOW QUALITY PROTEIN: protein-tyrosine kinase 6 (The sequence of the model RefSeq protein was modified relative to this genomic sequence to represent the inferred CDS: deleted 2 bases in 1 codon) — protein sequence MRTSLILALAGRPNSCHNSAPLPSSMNSRLGTSPLYTSLWDFDARTQTEISFRAGDLFQVTRQEGEWWWARKVDGSNRILAEGYVPYNYLAEQETMEAEPWFFGQISRSEALHRLLSEENKTGAFLIRISEKKDTDYVLSVRDDSIVRHYKIWRNSQGNFYMNAALSFPDLLSLVEHYKAKNLSHGLRLTIPCWKQEQEPLPHWDDWERPREEFSLVKKLGAGYFGDVYEGYWKNKVKVAIKTIPKADLTYQATFKNETKVMKNLRHKHILSLYAISSVGDPVYIITELMLKGNLLDFLRESEGEHLEMIDLVDMASQVADGMCYLESQNFVHRDLAARNILVGENNICKVGDFGLARLIKDDVYLSYSRNIPYKWTAPEAISHGRYSTKSDVWSFGILLYEIITYGQIPYPGMSNGEVCQKVQTGFQMSCPPKCPSMLYEIMRKCWHLSPDQRPDFQHLKGKLHSFTLYENPG from the exons ATGAGAACCTCGTTGATATTGGCTCTG GCGGGGAGACCTAACTCCTGCCATAATTCAGCTCCTCTACCCAGCAGCATGAATTCCAGGCTTGGAACCAGTCCTCTGTACACCAGCCTCTGGGACTTTGATGCCAGGACACAGACAGAAATCAGCTTCCGGGCAGGAGACCTCTTCCAGGTCACCAGGCAAGAAGGAGAATGGTGGTGGGCCAGGAAAGTCGACGGCTCGAACAGGATCCTAGCCGAAGGTTATGTTCCTTACAATTACTTAGCTGAGCAGGAGACAATGGAGGCAGAACC CTGGTTTTTTGGGCAGATCTCGCGTTCCGAGGCCTTACacaggctgctgtcagaagaGAACAAAACCGGGGCCTTTCTAATCCGAATCAGTGAGAAAAAAGATACTGACTACGTGCTTTCAG TTCGGGATGACTCAATTGTGAGGCACTACAAGATCTGGCGGAACTCCCAGGGGAACTTCTACATGAACGCTGCGCTCTCCTTCCCGGATCTGCTCAGCCTAGTGGAGCATTACAAAGCGAAGAACCTCTCCCACGGCCTGAGACTGACAatcccctgctggaag CAAGAACAAGAGCCTCTGCCTCACTGGGATGACTGGGAAAGACCCAGAGAAGAATTCAGTCTGGTCAAGAAGCTGGGAGCTGGATACTTTGGAGACGTCTATGAAGGATACTGGAAAAACAAGGTCAAAGTTGCAATTAAAACTATCCCCAAAG CTGACCTGACGTACCAGGCCACTTTCAAGAACGAAACCAAGGTAATGAAGAATCTGAGGCACAAGCACATCCTCTCCCTCTATGCCATCTCTTCTGTTGGAGATCCTGTCTACATCATCACCGAGCTCatgctcaaaggaaacctgctaGATTTTCTCCGAG AGTCAGAAGGGGAGCATCTGGAAATGATCGATCTGGTTGACATGGCATCGCAGGTGGCTGATGGGATGTGCTACTTAGAGTCTCAGAATTTTGTTCACCGAGATTTAGCTGCGAGAAATATTCTTGTTGGAGAAAACAACATCTGCAAAGTGGGAGACTTTGGCCTGGCCAGGCTTATCAAG GATGATGTGTACTTGTCTTACTCTCGCAATATCCCCTATAAATGGACAGCCCCTGAGGCCATTTCCCATGGACGCTATTCCACCAAGTCCGATGTTTGGTCTTTTGGGATCCTTCTGTATGAAATTATCACCTATGGACAGATTCCATACCCAG GTATGAGTAACGGTGAGGTTTGCCAAAAAGTCCAAACAGGTTTCCAGATGTCCTGCCCGCCAAAGTGCCCATCCATGCTCTATGAAATCATGCGCAAGTGCTGGCACCTCAGTCCAGATCAGAGGCCTGACTTCCAGCACCTCAAAGGGAAACTCCACAGTTTCACACTCTACGAGAACCCAGGGTGA